In Actinoplanes lobatus, the DNA window GTCGTGGCCGCGCCGCCCTGGATGGTGAGCGTCGAGTCTCCGCTCACCGCGGCCGCCAGCAGCTCGGACAGCAGCGATTTCGCGGTGCCCGGCTCGCCGACCAGGAGCAGCCCCCGGTTGGTGGCGAGGCTGACCAGCGCCCGGTCGATCAGCGACGGGTCGCCGACGAACTTGCGGGTGACGCCCAGCGCGTCGTCACCGACGACGAAGGCGCGGGCGGCGCGCAGGCTGAGCGCCCAGCCGGGCGGCTTGGGCGCGTCGTCGGCGGCGCGCAGGCGGGCCAGCTCGTCCGCGTACCGGACCTCGGCGGGCGGGCGCTGCATGGCGTCGGTGGGGACGGTGACGGACAGGGTCATGACAACACCTCGGTCAGGTCGCGCAGCGCCTCGGCCGCGGTGATGGGGTCGAGTTCGGAGAGCCGGTCGTCGGAGTCGCCGCGGCGCCAGTGGTAGCCGGAGGCCGGGGCCACGAAGACGGCGGTGACGGTCTGGTCGCCGAGGACGTCGACGGCCCCGACCGCGATGCCGGGGGAGATCTCCAGCACCAGGTGCCGGCCGCCGGGCACGTCCCGCTGGAACCAGCCCTGCACCCCGGCGTCCTGTGGGGCGCCGCGCCGCCAGCCGCGGCGTTCCAGCCCGAGCAGCCGGGTGCTGGGCACGGTCACGCCGGTGAGGGCCGCGGCCCGCGCCGAGGTGAGCGGCTCGGCCCCCCGGGCCAGCTGGGAGAACGGCTGGGTGATCTCGTAGTCGGCGAACACCCCGGCCCAGGCGGCCAGGTCGGCGCCGAGGTGGACGGGGTGGGCGATGCCGATCGGCTCGTCGTCGCCGAGGGTCACCGTCTCGTCGGTGACGTCGGCAAGGCTGCGGTCCTCGGCCAGGCGCACCCCGCCGGCCGGGGCGCCGGCGGCGTCGAACCGCACCCAGACCAGGCGGCGGACCAGGTGCCGGAGCAGCGGATGGCCGGCGAAGAACTGCCGGAAGTCCTCGCCGGTCCACCGGCGCTGGGCGGTCATCGCCTCCTCCAGCCGGCGGACCTGGTCGGCGGCGATCGCCCGGACGTCCTTCTTCAGCGCGGCGAACCTCTCATACGCCTCCGTCGCCGGCGCCGCGTCGTCCTGGGCGCCCGGCTTGGGCAGGGCCTTGAGGCGGCGGCCGGTCGCGTCCGTCACGAACGGCTTCAGCTGCTCGTCGAAGCCCACCGTGAAGGAGCGCCGCCCGTAGTCGAGGACCATGCCGCCGTCGGCGTCCAGCCCGAGGTCGGGCACGAGCCGGTCGGCCAGTTCGTCGCCGGTGAGCCCGAGCTCCGCCGCCAGCTCGGCGATCTTCTCCTCGGCCCGTTCCTTGAGCCCGCGGAACTTGACCTTCCGCGCGATGCCGTTGAGGTACATGAGGGCCACGTCGGTGCCGATGGCGGCAAGCACGTCGAGGCCGGTGACGGCGCGGGCGTGCCCGCCCTCGCCGGGCCAGGCCCGGATGACCGGGGCCAGCCGCCGGACCGTCTCGTCGTCGCCGAGCAGGCCGAGCGCGTCGAGCGCCCAGTTCTGTTTCGCCGGGTGCCCGGCCGCGCGCCAGGTCTCGAACAGCGCCCACCCGAATCCGGCCAGGTCGGCCGGCTCGCACTCGGTCACCACCATGCCGACGCCGGGGTAGGCGCTGTCGAGCCGGGAGAGGGCGAGCATGGTGATCAGGTTGCGGACGGCGTCGAGGGGCAGCTCGCCGCGGTCGCCGGTGAGCCGGACCGGCGGCAGCGTCGCCGGGTTCGCCCAGTCCGGCAGCACCGGCATGGTCTTCGGCAGGACGGTCAGCGGGTCGACGGCGAGGATCTCCTCGACCGCCGCCACCGCCTCCGGGCCGTGCTGACCGGCGGCGGCGAGCACCTCCTCGCGGGGCAGCACACGCAGCGCGGCCTCGGCGTCGGTCCGGGCGTTGCCCCGCTTGCCGACCGCGACCGGGACGAGCGCCCGCGCCGCGAACGTGGTGTGCCGCGCGAACCAGGCGGCGGCCGTCCGCCGGACCGGCCGGGACCGCACGTGCCAGCCGGCCATCAGCAGGGCAACCTGGGGTGTGGCGGCCGGGGCCAGCACCGGGGCTCCGACGAGGGGTGTGCGCCGGGCGGCCTCGGCGAGCGCCGGGACGGCCGCCTCCTCGTAGCGGCCCAGCAGCTCGGGACCCCAGTCCCCCAGGTCGTACGAGTAGTCGGGCCGCCAGGCGCCCAGCCGTGGACGGGTCAGCTCGTCGGGGCCCTGAAGGAAGAAGAAGATCGCGTCCCAGGTCGGGTTGCCGCCCTTGTCGAGCTGCCCGGCGATGCCGGCCCAGTCCCGTGAGCCGCCGTTGCGGGCCGCCCAGGAGCCGTCGGCCCAGCTCTCCCGCTCGCCTTCCGCCCAGACCACCCGGGACTCCCCGGTGCCGGTCAGCCCGTCGACGACGATCGGGTGGCGCTCCACCGGGGACTGCCAGGCCGGGTCGCGCAGGATCGCCGGAACGTCCCCGGGAGCGGCCTTCGCCGTCTCAGCCGCGGTCAGCACGGCCTCCGCCTCGTCCAGGCGGGCGGCGGCCTCGGTGGCGAGCAGCGGCCGGACCTCGGCGGCGAGGCCGCGGTTGCCGGCCAGGTGGTTGGCGAGCAGCCGGCCGTCGTCCGGTGTGGCGGCCATCAGGCGCAGCGCCCGGGCCGGGTGGCGGGCGGCCGCGTCGGCCAGGGCGGCCGGGACATAGGGCTGGTCGCGGCGGTCGAGCAGGGCCTGCAATGCCTGGTCGCCGCCGATCACGGCCAGCATGCCGAGCAGTTTCTGCCGGTCCTGGGCGTCGCCCTGGCGCGGCGAGTCGCACCATCCCGCCAGTGCGGGCGCGGCCTCCGGGCCGAGCGTGCCCACGAAGGTGTGGATCACCTCGCTCTGCCGCAGCGCCGCGAAGTGATCCACCTGTTCGGCCAGTGGGGTGGCGAGCGCCTCCCGGTCGACGACGGTGAGCAGCATCTGCTTGATCGTCCCGAGGTTGGGCCGGGCCATCGCCTCGGCGCAGATCTCCGCCGCCCAACCGGACTCGTCGGGCGCCATCACGGAGATCACCGCGCGCTGGGCGAGCGACGGCCCGCGCACCGCGGCGAGGGCCTCGACCACCCGCTCGTACTCCTCCGGGCGGGCGGCCACGACGGCACGCCGCAACCGGTACGCCATCCGCTGGGCGAGGACCGTGGTGTAGCCGGTGGCGTCACGGTCGAGGATGCTGCGGGTGATCGCCCCGCCGGTGGTGAACGCCGTGGGGTAGAGCGCGGCCAGCTCGGCGACGGCCGCCGCGGCGAACGGCAGCCCGCGGCGCGAGCGCCAGAACCCGAGAAGGGCCAGCGCCTCGTCGAGCCGATACCACTGGAGCTCCCGGACGACGGCCTGGGTGACGGCCGCCGCCCCGAGCGGTGGGGCGTCCGGCTCCCCGGAGAGCCAGGCGCGCCCGGCCGCGGTGATGTCCTCCGGTGTCAGCCGGTTGTCCACCGCCGCCCGTGCCTCGCCCTCGAACGTGGTCAGCAGCGCCTCGGCGGCTGTGACATCGGTCGCTTTCACGCTCGGCGACGCGGGCGCCGACGACCGGCGGGGCAGCACGAACCGCTTCCACCCCACCGGAACGACGAACGTCTCCACGCTCGACTTCTCGCTCACCGGCCACTCCCCAGGGTTCGGCTCCATCGATCGGCTGCACCCTAGCGACTCCCACCGACAAAAACCGGGGCGGGCGGCGGTCGCATCGACTCCCATGGACTTCTCGACCACGGTGCACCAGAGTGTCAGGCAGGACCGGCGCGGGCCGCGCAGGCGGCCGGCCCGCGCCGGTGCTCCGCAAAGGCGAGAGCCGGCGCCCATCAAAGACGAGAGCCGGCGCTCCTCAAAGGCGAGAGCCGGCACCCATCAAAGACGAGAGCCGGCGCCCCTCAAAGGCACGAGCGGGATCAGCCGAGCGAGATGTAGAGCCGGTGACCGGCCGGGACGAAGCCGACCCGCTCGTAGACCCGCCACGAGTCGTCCGAGCCCGCTTCCAGCCAGGCGATCTCCAGGCCGCGGGCGAACATCCGGTGGGCCACCTCGGCGGTGATCGCCGCGGCCAGCCCACGCTTGCGGAAGGGTTCCCGGACGCCGATGCCGCCCACTTCGCTGAGCCGGTCCTGCGGCGGGCCGGCCTGCCCACCGCCCGCGCACTCGCCGCCGTCGGTGAACGCCGCCAGCGCGATCCCACCGCGGTCCTGGCCGCGGCGGATCCGGGCGACGTCGGCATCGGTGGCCCACGACTCGCCGAAGGCCTCGCCGACGGCCGCGGCCATGGCGGCCCGGTCCGGGTCCGTGCCGGGTTCCACGAGACGCAGACCTTCCGGTACGGGGCACGCCGTCAACGATTGCGGAGTGCAGATCAGGTACTGATGCCGGGCCTCGATGGTGAACCCGGCCGCGAGCAGCAGCGCCTCCAGCTCGGGGGCGCTGCTGCACACGTACTCGAACCGGGGTTTGCGCCCCGCCGACCGGAACGCGCCGATCAGGGCCGTGACGTCGGCCTCGGTGATCGGCGCGCCGGGCACCGGTGACGCGTAGTTGAGGTAGGGACTGGTCGTGTCCGGGTCGAGGCCGGCCACGAAGGGGCCGATCTCGAGAACCCGCGAACGGGTACGGAGGTTGGACACGACGGCGCGCTGGATGCGCAGATCCATGGTGAGGAAGGCCTTTTCAGAGTGAAGGAACACCTGCGGGAATGGGGCATGCAGGGCCGCCGCGGGCGGAGAATGCTCAGCGGCGGCCGGAGGGCCGGGCCGTGATCATTGGCTTCACTCTTTCAGGAAATCGGGACCGCACACCCTCGGCGCGATCACGGGCTGACACTTTCACGATCTCACGGTGGGCGCAAGTCACCCTCCTCAGAGGACTGCCGCGTGGTGAGCCAGGCCTCCACCTCGTCCACGAGCCAGACCTTGCCCTGGGCCAGCACGGCCACCGGTTCGGGGAAATCCGGGCGATTGACGAGCAGGTAGGCCTGCTGGCGGCTGAGGCCTCCGATGCGGATGCGGATCTCGTGCACGCCCATGAGGCGGAACGTCGACGACTCCATGCCCCCAGCCTAGCGCCATGACAATCGTCATGGCGCTAGGTAAGATCGGACTCGGTGAGGTACCGCTGGACGGTCGGACCGAGCCAGGCGACCGCTTCCTCCCGCTCCAGAGCGGCCATCGGGGGGAGCTTCAGCACGTACCGGCAAAGGGCGAATCCGAGCATCTGGGAGGCGACCAGACCGGCCCGGAGGGGGGCCTGATCCTCCTTCGGCGACAGCCGGGCGGCCAGTGGACCGAGCTGCCCGGCGAAGATCGCCCGCATCCGCTCGGCGGGCCCCTCCTGGGTGACCGCGGCCCGCAGCAGCGCTAGCAACGTGTCATCCCCCTCCCAGCGCTCCAGGAAGTGCCTGACCAGCACTTCTCCGACCGCGGCCGGCTCGGCTCCGGCGAGGTCCGGCAGCCGCAGATCGAACTCGGCGGCCGCCGCGAACAGCCCCTCCTTGTTGCCGTAGTAACGCATGACCATCGATGGATCTATGCGTGCGTCGGCGGCGATGGCGCGGATGGTGGCACGCTCGAACCCGTCGGCGGCGAAACGCTCCCGGGCGGCGGTCAGGATCGCGGCGCGGGTGGCGTCGGAACGACGGGTCGTCATGCATCGCACTCTATGCCAACCGCCGTTTGCCAACAACTGTTGACTACACCGGAGAGTGACACCTATGGTTTTGCCAACACCTGTTGGCAAGCGAGCGGAGGACACCATGCACACCACCGTCGCGATCATCGGCGCCGGCCCGACCGGGCTCCTGCTCGCCGGCGACCTGGCCCACGCCGGGATCCCGGTCACCGTCTTCGAGCGCCGGTCCGGCACGTCCAACCTGACCCGGGCCTTCGGCGTGCACGCCCGCACCCTGGAGCTGCTCGACGCCCGCGGCCTCGCCGACGGCCTGATCGCCGAGGGCGCCCGGGTGCGGCGGCTGCGGCTGTTCAACGGCATCGAGCTGGACCTCTCCCGGCTGCCGTCCCGGTTTCCGTACCTGTTGATCACCCCGCAGTACCGGGTGGAGCACGCGCTGGCCGAGCGGGCGCTGAAGGCCGGCGCCGAGTTCCGGCACGGCGCCCGCCTCACCCGCCTGCGGCAGGACGACGGCCTGGTCACCCTGGATCTCGAGGACGGCGACACGGTCACCGCCGACTACGTGGTCGGCGCCGACGGCCTGCACAGCACCGTCCGGCAGAGCCTCGGCCTGCCCTTCCCCGGCAAGGCCGTGCTCACCTCGATCATGCTGGCCGACGTGCGGCTGGCCACCCCGCCCGAGGACGTGCTGGCGGTCGGCGGGGTCGGCGACGCCTTCGCCATGGTCGCCCCGTTCGGCGACGGGTGGTACCGGATCTTCGCCTGGAACCGCGACAACCAGGTCGACGACCGCACCCCGGTGACGCTCGACGAGATCAGCGCGGTCACCCGTCGCGTCCACGGCACCGACTTCGGCATCACCGAGACCCGGTGGATGTCCCGCTTCCACAGCGACGAACGGCAGGCGCCGCACTACCGGGTGGGCCGGGTGTTCCTCGCCGGCGACGCCGCCCACGTGCACTCACCGGCCGGCGGCCAGGGCATGAACACCGGCCTCCAGGACGCCGCGAACCTCTCCTGGAAACTCGCCGCCACCATCGCGGGCCGGACCCCCGAAGGCCTGCTCGACACCTACGAGGCCGAACGCCACCCGGTGGGCCGGATGGTCCTGCGCAGCAGCGGCACCCTGATCCGGGCCGCCATGATCCGCTCCGCGGCGGGCCGCCTGGCACGTGACACCCTCGGCCGGATCCTGCTCGGCCTGCCGCCGGTCGCCCGCCGCGCCGCCGGGATCATCTCCGGCGTCGGCATCTCCTATCCGGGCGCGCCGCGGGCCGCCGACGTCACCCTGCGCGACGGCGGGCGCCTCTACGAGGCACTGCGCGACGGCCGGCACGTGCTCCTCACCGATCAAAACCCCGAGGGGTACGAGGACCGCGTGCTCGTGGCGGCCCCCGGGTCCACCGACGGCACGGCGTGCCTGATCCGCCCGGACGGCTACGTGGCGTGGCGTGGCCCGGCCGCCGACGCCCCCGCCGCGGTGGCGCGCCTCCTGCCCTGACCGGCGGCCGGACCGGGATCCGCCCACTTCGAGATCGGGTGGGCGTACCGGAAAAAGGAAGCGTAAAGCTGACGCCAAGATCTCCACCGGGGGTGTTCGGCGGTGGGACCATGTGGACCATGACGGTCGACTACCGGGTGCGGCTGCGGTTCTCCGACGAATCGCAGGACGCGGCCACCCACACCAACCTCTCCGCCGTCCGTCTCGACGGGCGGGTGCTCTGGATCGCCGGGGACGAGACCGCCACGATCGAGCGGCTGATCGCCGACGATCCGGCCAACCCCACCGAGTTCGGCGACGAGACCCGGTTCCGCCTCGCCGACTTCGTCGCCCTGCCCGGCGCGGACGCCGACGAGGAGGCCGACATCGAGGGGCTGGCCC includes these proteins:
- a CDS encoding DUF4132 domain-containing protein; amino-acid sequence: MSEKSSVETFVVPVGWKRFVLPRRSSAPASPSVKATDVTAAEALLTTFEGEARAAVDNRLTPEDITAAGRAWLSGEPDAPPLGAAAVTQAVVRELQWYRLDEALALLGFWRSRRGLPFAAAAVAELAALYPTAFTTGGAITRSILDRDATGYTTVLAQRMAYRLRRAVVAARPEEYERVVEALAAVRGPSLAQRAVISVMAPDESGWAAEICAEAMARPNLGTIKQMLLTVVDREALATPLAEQVDHFAALRQSEVIHTFVGTLGPEAAPALAGWCDSPRQGDAQDRQKLLGMLAVIGGDQALQALLDRRDQPYVPAALADAAARHPARALRLMAATPDDGRLLANHLAGNRGLAAEVRPLLATEAAARLDEAEAVLTAAETAKAAPGDVPAILRDPAWQSPVERHPIVVDGLTGTGESRVVWAEGERESWADGSWAARNGGSRDWAGIAGQLDKGGNPTWDAIFFFLQGPDELTRPRLGAWRPDYSYDLGDWGPELLGRYEEAAVPALAEAARRTPLVGAPVLAPAATPQVALLMAGWHVRSRPVRRTAAAWFARHTTFAARALVPVAVGKRGNARTDAEAALRVLPREEVLAAAGQHGPEAVAAVEEILAVDPLTVLPKTMPVLPDWANPATLPPVRLTGDRGELPLDAVRNLITMLALSRLDSAYPGVGMVVTECEPADLAGFGWALFETWRAAGHPAKQNWALDALGLLGDDETVRRLAPVIRAWPGEGGHARAVTGLDVLAAIGTDVALMYLNGIARKVKFRGLKERAEEKIAELAAELGLTGDELADRLVPDLGLDADGGMVLDYGRRSFTVGFDEQLKPFVTDATGRRLKALPKPGAQDDAAPATEAYERFAALKKDVRAIAADQVRRLEEAMTAQRRWTGEDFRQFFAGHPLLRHLVRRLVWVRFDAAGAPAGGVRLAEDRSLADVTDETVTLGDDEPIGIAHPVHLGADLAAWAGVFADYEITQPFSQLARGAEPLTSARAAALTGVTVPSTRLLGLERRGWRRGAPQDAGVQGWFQRDVPGGRHLVLEISPGIAVGAVDVLGDQTVTAVFVAPASGYHWRRGDSDDRLSELDPITAAEALRDLTEVLS
- a CDS encoding GNAT family N-acetyltransferase, whose amino-acid sequence is MFLHSEKAFLTMDLRIQRAVVSNLRTRSRVLEIGPFVAGLDPDTTSPYLNYASPVPGAPITEADVTALIGAFRSAGRKPRFEYVCSSAPELEALLLAAGFTIEARHQYLICTPQSLTACPVPEGLRLVEPGTDPDRAAMAAAVGEAFGESWATDADVARIRRGQDRGGIALAAFTDGGECAGGGQAGPPQDRLSEVGGIGVREPFRKRGLAAAITAEVAHRMFARGLEIAWLEAGSDDSWRVYERVGFVPAGHRLYISLG
- a CDS encoding helix-turn-helix transcriptional regulator, with translation MESSTFRLMGVHEIRIRIGGLSRQQAYLLVNRPDFPEPVAVLAQGKVWLVDEVEAWLTTRQSSEEGDLRPP
- a CDS encoding TetR/AcrR family transcriptional regulator: MTTRRSDATRAAILTAARERFAADGFERATIRAIAADARIDPSMVMRYYGNKEGLFAAAAEFDLRLPDLAGAEPAAVGEVLVRHFLERWEGDDTLLALLRAAVTQEGPAERMRAIFAGQLGPLAARLSPKEDQAPLRAGLVASQMLGFALCRYVLKLPPMAALEREEAVAWLGPTVQRYLTESDLT
- a CDS encoding FAD-dependent monooxygenase, coding for MHTTVAIIGAGPTGLLLAGDLAHAGIPVTVFERRSGTSNLTRAFGVHARTLELLDARGLADGLIAEGARVRRLRLFNGIELDLSRLPSRFPYLLITPQYRVEHALAERALKAGAEFRHGARLTRLRQDDGLVTLDLEDGDTVTADYVVGADGLHSTVRQSLGLPFPGKAVLTSIMLADVRLATPPEDVLAVGGVGDAFAMVAPFGDGWYRIFAWNRDNQVDDRTPVTLDEISAVTRRVHGTDFGITETRWMSRFHSDERQAPHYRVGRVFLAGDAAHVHSPAGGQGMNTGLQDAANLSWKLAATIAGRTPEGLLDTYEAERHPVGRMVLRSSGTLIRAAMIRSAAGRLARDTLGRILLGLPPVARRAAGIISGVGISYPGAPRAADVTLRDGGRLYEALRDGRHVLLTDQNPEGYEDRVLVAAPGSTDGTACLIRPDGYVAWRGPAADAPAAVARLLP